From the genome of Candidatus Roizmanbacteria bacterium, one region includes:
- a CDS encoding phosphatase PAP2 family protein: MFTVLNQFFLFLTFLGNYSLVWLCLAMIAAHRQRNHATRLLTGTATAVILSFLATEALKFTFHMQRPSYYLLNSEYCPTDFSFPSGHTATSFAAGLVLSHLDPKRRWFYLILATLIAYSRIYLHCHRPIDIIGGFIVGAIISAIVLKTLRTKRATLAKHRKTH, from the coding sequence ATGTTTACAGTTCTTAATCAATTTTTCCTTTTTCTTACATTTCTTGGCAACTACTCGCTTGTTTGGCTGTGTTTAGCCATGATTGCTGCCCACCGACAAAGAAATCATGCGACTCGTCTCCTTACAGGCACGGCTACTGCGGTAATTCTAAGTTTCTTAGCCACAGAAGCGCTCAAGTTCACATTCCACATGCAGCGCCCCTCATACTATCTACTTAATTCTGAGTACTGCCCAACAGATTTTTCGTTCCCCTCGGGTCACACCGCGACTTCGTTTGCAGCAGGGCTCGTACTTTCGCACCTTGATCCCAAACGAAGATGGTTTTATCTTATCCTAGCCACCCTAATCGCCTACTCTCGCATTTACCTACACTGCCACCGACCTATCGACATAATAGGTGGATTCATAGTTGGAGCGATAATCTCGGCCATAGTACTGAAAACACTTCGTACAAAGCGAGCTACCCTTGCAAAACATCGTAAAACTCATTAA